The Candidatus Methylacidiphilales bacterium genome includes a window with the following:
- a CDS encoding LysM peptidoglycan-binding domain-containing protein produces the protein MRQMRQTSPYTPLLLMLTIVAIFALSISPVMTQAGKNHETYIVKPGDTLWQLARSRGCSVEEVKKLNRLNSDLIRPNQKLIFPKPRVVTITQKPAPVAPAGKTVKVINSIPSPAPKFSKANPSLYSLPLKKSFASPTKVPRTHTTQTPSEPLLTSPSSPTQINPRSISLDPPPYIAQNLPLRSASANRSQIQLNPQESKFQIAEEPTFDYNEVFNDEISLTPTTLITHKKDHPQQIQATSSKTDDSTPISITKKLTHSPKHNHSSKFRSPLIFSHTTPPPTTSSSKPNSKNTVSTIPPLTRLHTRVPGRATEQFRNEIRRIASQGIKYKGRWRPPGESVPWVMDCSNTTRWLYQRVAGVDIGRTASDQFLSLRNRGRIWIVPKDASGNPSRDFLEKNLRPGDLLFWEHTYRPVRWPPITHVAIYLGKDEKGRYLMAASNSSGTSTRRGGPNIYVFRPEMNFGGYRPIGSSRYRHGRFVAIGRPVDNLDRQTFAHQTEEMRDLLQ, from the coding sequence ATGCGACAAATGCGACAAACCTCACCATACACTCCGCTACTCCTAATGCTAACGATCGTCGCTATTTTCGCACTCTCCATCAGCCCCGTAATGACTCAAGCGGGAAAAAATCACGAAACCTACATAGTCAAACCGGGCGACACCCTCTGGCAACTCGCTCGTTCCCGCGGATGCTCAGTCGAAGAAGTTAAAAAACTTAACCGCCTCAACTCCGACCTCATCCGTCCCAACCAAAAACTCATCTTTCCTAAACCTCGCGTCGTCACAATCACCCAAAAACCAGCACCAGTCGCCCCCGCAGGCAAGACTGTCAAGGTCATAAATTCCATACCCTCACCTGCTCCCAAGTTTTCCAAAGCAAACCCTAGCCTCTACTCCCTCCCCCTTAAAAAATCTTTCGCCTCGCCAACAAAAGTTCCTCGAACTCACACTACTCAAACACCATCAGAGCCTCTCCTCACATCCCCATCATCCCCCACCCAGATCAATCCTCGATCCATCTCCCTCGATCCACCCCCCTACATAGCCCAAAATCTCCCCCTCCGCAGCGCCTCTGCCAACCGCAGCCAAATCCAACTAAACCCCCAAGAAAGCAAATTCCAAATCGCTGAAGAACCAACATTCGACTACAATGAAGTATTCAACGACGAAATCAGCCTTACTCCTACAACTCTAATTACCCATAAAAAAGATCACCCACAGCAAATTCAAGCCACCTCCTCCAAGACTGACGATTCCACCCCCATTTCAATCACCAAAAAACTCACTCACTCACCCAAACACAACCACTCCTCAAAATTCCGCTCTCCCTTAATCTTCTCCCATACCACTCCGCCCCCCACCACCTCCTCTTCCAAACCCAACTCCAAAAACACGGTCTCCACAATCCCTCCCCTCACCCGCCTCCACACCCGCGTGCCCGGACGTGCTACTGAACAATTCCGAAACGAAATCCGCCGCATAGCCTCACAAGGCATAAAATACAAAGGCCGCTGGCGTCCCCCAGGCGAATCCGTCCCATGGGTCATGGATTGCTCCAACACCACTCGGTGGCTCTACCAACGCGTAGCCGGCGTCGATATCGGACGCACCGCCTCAGATCAATTCCTCAGCTTGCGCAACCGCGGACGCATCTGGATCGTCCCCAAAGACGCCTCCGGTAACCCCTCTCGCGATTTCCTCGAAAAAAACCTTCGCCCCGGTGACCTCCTCTTTTGGGAACACACCTACCGCCCCGTCCGCTGGCCCCCGATAACACATGTAGCCATCTACCTTGGCAAAGACGAAAAAGGACGCTACCTCATGGCCGCCTCAAACTCTAGCGGCACCTCCACCCGTCGCGGTGGCCCCAACATCTACGTGTTTCGCCCAGAAATGAACTTCGGTGGTTACCGCCCCATCGGCTCTTCCCGTTATCGTCACGGTCGCTTCGTAGCGATCGGACGCCCTGTAGACAACCTTGACCGCCAAACCTTTGCCCACCAAACAGAAGAAATGCGTGACCTCCTTCAATAA